Proteins from one Anaerobranca californiensis DSM 14826 genomic window:
- the pyrB gene encoding aspartate carbamoyltransferase, which produces MELKVKHLCHSLDLSLEELDYLFSLAEDMMKNRAKYSSSCQNKILATLFFEPSTRTRLSFESAMLRLGGTVLGFSDSNQSSTTKGESLQDTIKTMEGYCDLMVIRHPKEGAAKLASEHSKVPVINGGDGGHQHPTQTLTDLFTIKTKLGRLTDLNIALCGDLKYGRTVHSLLLALSRYTGNTFTLISPPELEIPKYLKEQLLKSGANIIIKHKLEDLEKLDILYMTRIQRERFFNEEDYLKLKDSFILRKYMLKDAKDNLLILHPLPRVNEIHPDVDNDHRATYFEQAHLGVYIRMALIYSLIKGGEQNA; this is translated from the coding sequence ATGGAATTAAAAGTTAAACATCTTTGCCATTCTTTAGACCTTTCATTAGAGGAGTTGGATTATCTATTTTCTTTAGCTGAAGATATGATGAAAAATCGGGCTAAATACTCTTCGAGCTGCCAAAACAAAATTTTAGCTACATTGTTTTTTGAACCCAGTACCCGTACCCGCTTAAGCTTTGAGTCTGCTATGCTCCGCTTAGGTGGTACGGTACTGGGTTTTTCTGACTCTAATCAAAGTTCTACTACTAAAGGGGAAAGCTTACAAGACACTATTAAAACAATGGAAGGATATTGTGATTTAATGGTTATAAGGCATCCGAAGGAAGGGGCAGCAAAATTAGCCTCAGAACATTCTAAAGTTCCAGTAATTAACGGTGGTGATGGTGGCCATCAACACCCTACCCAGACCTTAACAGATTTATTTACAATTAAAACAAAACTTGGTAGATTAACGGATCTCAACATTGCCCTCTGTGGAGATTTAAAATACGGTAGAACAGTCCACTCCCTATTATTAGCTTTAAGTAGATACACCGGGAACACCTTTACCTTAATTTCTCCACCGGAATTGGAAATCCCTAAATATCTAAAAGAACAACTGCTAAAATCTGGTGCAAACATTATCATTAAACATAAATTAGAAGACCTAGAAAAGTTAGATATATTATATATGACTAGGATTCAAAGGGAAAGGTTTTTCAATGAAGAAGATTATTTGAAACTTAAAGACAGTTTTATATTAAGGAAATACATGTTAAAAGATGCTAAAGACAATTTGTTAATTCTCCATCCCCTACCACGGGTAAATGAAATCCATCCCGATGTAGATAATGACCACCGGGCCACTTACTTTGAACAAGCCCATTTAGGGGTCTATATCCGTATGGCTTTGATTTACAGTCTTATCAAAGGAGGGGAACAAAATGCTTAA
- a CDS encoding aspartate carbamoyltransferase regulatory subunit, with protein sequence MLKIKNGIVIDHITPGKGIKIYEKLKLDCLNHPIILMRNIPSDKHKLKDVIKIENIFDISVEFLGLLDSNITINYIKEQQVMKKVKAFLPLKVKGIIKCKNPRCISFKEEYIIPEFTLNDDKTGYGCNYCEETTYLKDIEL encoded by the coding sequence ATGCTTAAAATCAAAAACGGTATTGTCATCGACCACATCACTCCAGGTAAAGGAATTAAAATATATGAAAAACTAAAGTTAGATTGCTTAAATCACCCTATCATTTTAATGCGGAATATCCCTAGCGATAAACATAAATTAAAGGATGTCATCAAAATAGAAAATATTTTTGATATCTCAGTAGAGTTTTTAGGATTACTAGACAGTAACATAACTATTAACTACATTAAAGAACAACAAGTTATGAAGAAAGTTAAAGCTTTTCTTCCCCTTAAGGTAAAAGGAATAATTAAATGTAAAAATCCTAGATGTATTAGTTTTAAGGAAGAATATATTATACCAGAATTTACTTTAAATGATGATAAAACTGGTTATGGATGCAATTATTGTGAAGAAACCACTTATTTAAAGGATATAGAGTTGTAA
- a CDS encoding dihydroorotase produces MEEKGLLLTGGKVYKGGNFEELDLLVKGGVITGLDKRISPEPHWEVVDVTGKIVCPGFVDIHCHLRTPGQEYKEDIKTGTMAAVRGGFTRVFTMANTEPVIDELEIVESLLERIKNEAHCHVEVIGAVTKGLKGKELVDFEKLAPKVIAFSDDGKGIQRGEIMGQGLKRCKGLGKIIISHCEFEGELPESEKEWRMVERDINLAKFWDASIHIAHVSTRESVKIIEKAKEKGVKVTAEACPHHFLLTKAEILNCGTNGKVNPPLKGERDRKKVLEGVKRGIIDCLATDHAPHSQREKNLPFKYAAMGMVGLETAVPLTLNLVNIGAIKLERVIEAFGEKPYEIFGISGGKIEEGFKGNLTVLDLEKEFVIDKDQFFSKGRNTPFNGWKGKGDVYMTIVDGKIKYRGAEENVY; encoded by the coding sequence ATGGAAGAAAAAGGCTTGTTATTGACAGGGGGAAAAGTATACAAAGGTGGGAATTTTGAAGAGCTAGATTTACTTGTAAAAGGGGGAGTAATAACGGGACTAGATAAAAGGATCAGTCCTGAGCCCCATTGGGAGGTAGTAGATGTTACTGGAAAAATTGTTTGCCCTGGGTTTGTAGATATACACTGTCATTTAAGGACACCAGGTCAAGAGTACAAAGAAGATATAAAAACTGGGACAATGGCAGCTGTAAGGGGTGGTTTTACCAGGGTCTTTACAATGGCTAACACAGAACCGGTAATCGATGAATTAGAGATAGTAGAAAGTCTTTTAGAAAGGATTAAAAATGAAGCCCATTGCCATGTAGAAGTTATTGGGGCAGTGACTAAAGGGTTAAAGGGAAAAGAATTAGTTGATTTTGAAAAACTAGCACCTAAAGTTATTGCCTTTTCCGATGATGGTAAAGGTATTCAACGGGGAGAGATAATGGGGCAAGGATTAAAAAGGTGTAAAGGGTTAGGGAAAATAATTATCAGCCATTGTGAATTTGAAGGGGAACTTCCAGAAAGTGAAAAAGAATGGCGAATGGTAGAGCGGGACATCAATTTAGCAAAATTTTGGGATGCCAGTATCCATATAGCCCATGTCAGTACTAGAGAAAGTGTTAAAATAATCGAAAAAGCTAAGGAAAAAGGAGTTAAAGTGACCGCTGAAGCTTGTCCCCATCACTTTTTACTTACAAAGGCTGAAATTCTCAATTGTGGGACTAATGGCAAAGTAAATCCCCCTTTAAAAGGGGAAAGGGATCGAAAAAAGGTACTAGAAGGTGTTAAGAGGGGGATAATTGATTGTCTAGCAACGGATCATGCACCCCACAGCCAAAGGGAAAAAAATCTGCCTTTTAAATATGCAGCTATGGGAATGGTGGGACTAGAAACGGCAGTACCTCTGACTTTAAATCTAGTAAATATAGGAGCTATTAAACTTGAAAGGGTTATTGAAGCCTTTGGAGAAAAGCCCTATGAAATTTTTGGCATATCCGGTGGGAAAATAGAGGAAGGGTTTAAGGGAAATTTAACGGTACTAGATCTGGAAAAAGAGTTTGTAATTGACAAAGACCAATTTTTTTCCAAAGGAAGAAATACCCCCTTTAATGGTTGGAAAGGTAAAGGGGATGTGTATATGACCATAGTAGATGGAAAGATAAAATACAGAGGAGCTGAAGAAAATGTTTATTGA
- a CDS encoding undecaprenyl phosphate translocase family protein gives MKLFIQGLILGLLIVLPGMSGGTVLLIFGIYESLVKDLVKLKIKPYIPLILGLSLGIYLGSYTFALFFKNYRDFTALFLLGCLLASIKAVLKDTPKLNKNLFIFFITGIVIGVTTAGEPLGQVIPGEGTSWWLLVVGGALSTAAMIIPGVPGSSILIMLGIYDNLLFYIKELNIINLLLYGIGSLIGVVLLLKILERLFERYKPQLSYFFAGLIIGSTRILLPSSLNLIGFSLFLIGFLSVWFWSNKEEKQP, from the coding sequence ATGAAACTATTTATCCAGGGATTAATTTTAGGATTGTTAATAGTTTTACCAGGTATGAGTGGTGGAACAGTATTACTGATTTTTGGTATATATGAAAGTCTAGTTAAAGACTTAGTTAAGTTAAAAATAAAACCTTATATCCCATTAATATTAGGCCTAAGTTTAGGAATTTATCTAGGTAGCTATACCTTTGCTTTATTTTTTAAAAATTATCGGGATTTCACTGCCCTTTTTTTATTAGGCTGTTTACTAGCATCAATTAAAGCTGTTTTAAAGGATACCCCTAAATTAAACAAAAACCTTTTTATTTTTTTCATTACAGGTATAGTTATCGGTGTTACTACTGCCGGTGAACCTTTAGGACAAGTAATACCAGGTGAAGGCACTAGCTGGTGGTTACTTGTGGTAGGAGGAGCTTTGTCTACTGCAGCAATGATTATCCCTGGGGTACCTGGTAGCTCAATTTTAATAATGCTAGGTATTTACGATAATCTCTTGTTCTATATCAAAGAATTGAATATAATCAATCTCCTCCTTTACGGAATAGGTAGTTTAATAGGTGTTGTACTCCTTTTAAAAATCTTAGAACGATTATTTGAAAGGTACAAACCCCAACTTTCTTATTTTTTTGCCGGTTTAATCATCGGTTCTACCAGAATTCTTTTACCATCGTCCTTAAACCTAATAGGGTTTTCCCTATTTTTAATTGGTTTTCTTTCAGTATGGTTTTGGAGCAATAAAGAAGAAAAACAACCTTAA
- a CDS encoding phospholipase D-like domain-containing protein → MIKGKIKKGIKGIGLILALYFLYFLVFGVVIFNFIPPKDVDFYSIDGFFAEEPIQDFALLLEEGYQSGARKLSLIHNAQSTIDFSTYTFLGGDYTKIFIASLFQAADRGVKVRIIADGLFYNILNQSKVISYGFMAHPNIEFKVYEPFNFLKPWVINNRLHDKILIVDNKYAVIGGRNIGDKYVDLGPREKFALDREVLLINKDEGEIKGSVIQQFNQYFNLLWESEFAIRPRRILTARRESKGREKISLLLNFAEDKKEVYPEFFSQDLSWLEEGIPTNRVTLIHNPLSRFNKTPVIWQVLTGLMEWADDEIFVQSPYIIPTRKMRDYLDVEKVKAEITILTNSLASTPNLPAFSGYMAYRREIVDYAAKVYEYHGVGSIHGKTYTFDNRISVIGSFNLDPRSAFLSTETMVVIDSEEFTIYLKEEIENLLEQSLLVAPNYQYFNPQKARDVPIGKKVIINILRVLTYPFRHML, encoded by the coding sequence ATGATAAAAGGTAAAATAAAAAAAGGAATTAAAGGGATAGGTTTAATTCTAGCCCTTTACTTCCTTTATTTTTTAGTATTTGGAGTAGTTATTTTTAATTTTATCCCACCTAAAGATGTAGATTTTTACAGTATAGATGGATTTTTTGCAGAAGAACCTATTCAAGATTTTGCTTTACTACTTGAAGAGGGTTATCAGTCGGGGGCGAGAAAGTTAAGTTTAATCCATAATGCCCAATCAACCATCGATTTTTCTACTTATACCTTTTTAGGAGGTGATTATACAAAAATCTTTATAGCCTCCCTTTTTCAAGCCGCCGATAGAGGGGTAAAGGTCAGGATAATTGCCGATGGATTATTTTACAATATACTTAATCAGTCTAAAGTTATCAGTTATGGATTTATGGCCCATCCTAATATTGAATTTAAAGTATATGAACCCTTTAATTTTCTGAAACCTTGGGTAATTAACAATCGACTCCACGATAAAATACTAATTGTAGATAATAAATATGCAGTAATAGGTGGCAGGAATATAGGGGATAAATATGTGGATTTAGGTCCACGGGAAAAGTTTGCACTAGATCGGGAAGTTTTATTGATAAATAAAGATGAAGGTGAGATTAAAGGAAGTGTAATCCAGCAATTTAATCAATATTTCAATTTACTGTGGGAAAGTGAATTTGCAATAAGACCAAGGAGAATTTTAACTGCCAGAAGGGAAAGTAAAGGTAGAGAAAAAATTAGTTTGCTTTTAAATTTTGCTGAGGATAAAAAGGAAGTTTACCCTGAATTTTTTTCTCAAGATCTTTCTTGGCTAGAAGAAGGGATACCTACCAATAGAGTTACCCTAATACACAATCCCTTAAGTAGATTTAATAAAACCCCTGTCATTTGGCAGGTGTTAACGGGGTTAATGGAATGGGCAGATGATGAAATTTTCGTCCAGAGTCCCTATATAATTCCTACTAGGAAAATGAGGGATTATCTGGATGTAGAAAAGGTAAAAGCTGAAATCACTATTTTGACCAATTCCCTTGCTTCTACACCAAACCTGCCCGCCTTTTCAGGTTATATGGCTTATCGGAGGGAAATAGTGGATTATGCAGCTAAAGTTTATGAATACCATGGAGTTGGTTCTATCCATGGCAAGACTTATACTTTTGACAACAGGATCAGTGTAATAGGATCCTTTAATCTAGACCCCAGGAGTGCTTTTTTGAGTACAGAAACTATGGTAGTTATAGATAGTGAAGAGTTTACTATATACTTAAAGGAAGAGATAGAAAATTTATTGGAACAAAGTTTACTAGTTGCCCCTAATTATCAGTATTTTAATCCCCAAAAGGCAAGGGATGTACCGATAGGTAAAAAGGTGATAATCAATATCTTAAGGGTTTTAACTTATCCTTTTAGGCATATGTTATAG